The following are encoded together in the Thalassolituus oleivorans MIL-1 genome:
- a CDS encoding tetratricopeptide repeat protein, protein MSRSEKLSYLSMGLILVMLASFAAPWVKFPLSAGISGIGYISILESEVRYLYFYVALVLLGLSAFIYSEYRQAPRYNVFFIAISLSLLLLVPAYLISRDSSVVANYIQDTEDFRQLQRFFRTYFVPNKGNSLALLQDGAFNSITARVLSVFSILNWGWFVAVFSALAIFIISSYRTKFFVLILSVFIVFAPAGITLGNTGLSALYSVKAQKHFADADVMRAYTEMISAFRLDPLLKYSERSTYLFSKLSFQIYGEDNASSVLYRAKQLELAGKRKQSMQLLLETVKDGGDEYFSFVERQAKVQLVFLVEKMSRRYYREGFYDQAFALISDALSIMPKNKALRMQKTYAYIQLNLADHCLQTVQEVLQEIDTVYLKADFLSTLGECYLLDGQLINARMAFQQSIELDSTRNIRAIRGLSGT, encoded by the coding sequence ATGAGCAGATCAGAGAAATTAAGTTACTTGTCGATGGGCTTGATCCTTGTGATGTTGGCTAGTTTTGCTGCACCTTGGGTTAAGTTTCCGCTATCGGCGGGCATTAGCGGTATTGGCTATATTTCGATTTTAGAGTCGGAAGTACGGTACTTGTACTTCTATGTAGCCTTGGTACTACTCGGACTATCGGCCTTTATATACTCAGAATATCGCCAAGCCCCGCGGTATAACGTGTTCTTTATTGCCATTAGCTTATCCTTGCTGCTGCTTGTTCCTGCTTACCTTATTAGTCGTGATAGCTCGGTTGTGGCTAACTACATTCAAGACACTGAAGATTTTCGCCAATTACAGCGCTTTTTCAGAACCTATTTTGTTCCTAACAAGGGTAACTCATTGGCTCTGCTGCAAGACGGCGCTTTTAATAGCATTACCGCTCGTGTGCTTAGCGTCTTCTCAATTTTAAACTGGGGTTGGTTTGTCGCCGTTTTTAGCGCGTTAGCGATCTTCATAATCAGTAGCTATAGAACCAAATTTTTTGTACTGATATTGAGTGTTTTTATCGTATTCGCTCCGGCGGGTATTACGCTCGGTAATACTGGCTTGTCGGCGCTATACAGCGTCAAGGCTCAAAAGCACTTTGCTGATGCCGATGTGATGAGAGCCTACACTGAGATGATATCGGCGTTCCGGCTTGATCCCTTACTGAAATATTCCGAACGTTCTACGTATCTTTTTTCTAAGCTTAGCTTTCAAATCTACGGCGAAGACAATGCTAGCAGTGTTTTGTATCGGGCTAAGCAGCTTGAATTAGCCGGAAAACGTAAGCAGTCGATGCAGTTGTTGCTAGAGACCGTCAAAGACGGTGGCGATGAATATTTTTCGTTTGTGGAGCGCCAAGCAAAGGTTCAGTTGGTATTTTTGGTCGAAAAAATGTCTCGCCGTTATTATCGAGAAGGCTTTTATGATCAGGCTTTCGCGCTTATCTCTGATGCCCTAAGTATTATGCCAAAGAATAAGGCTCTGAGAATGCAGAAGACTTATGCCTATATACAATTAAACTTGGCCGATCATTGCTTGCAGACGGTCCAAGAAGTGTTGCAAGAAATTGATACTGTCTATTTGAAGGCTGATTTTCTCTCAACATTGGGAGAATGTTATCTGCTTGATGGTCAATTAATTAATGCGCGCATGGCGTTTCAGCAATCAATTGAGTTAGATAGCACTCGAAACATTCGAGCAATCAGAGGGTTGAGCGGAACATGA